Proteins encoded together in one Canis lupus familiaris isolate Mischka breed German Shepherd chromosome 25, alternate assembly UU_Cfam_GSD_1.0, whole genome shotgun sequence window:
- the LOC486151 gene encoding thiamine transporter 2 isoform X2: MDCFKTLSSHSWIYPTVILCLFGFFSMMRPSEPFLIPYLSGPDKNLTSSEITNEILPVWTYSYLVLLLPVFILTDYVRYKPVIILQGISFIITWLLLLFGQGVKTMQVVEFFYGMVTATEVAYYAYIYSVVSPEHYQKVSGYCRSITLVAYTVASVLAQLLVSLANVSYFYLNVISLASVCVAFLFSLFLPMPKKSMFFHAKSNKEVQKPSNKNTVSDEPSKVTTQDGEEIPTSEIPTISGNLDGAPVNSPMPKNLVLSVFVQWFQDLKECYSSKRLFYWSLWWAFSTAGFNQILNYVQILWDYKAPSQSSFIYNGAVEAIATFGGAVTAFAVGYVKVNWDLLGELALAIFSIINAGSLFLMHYTTDIWACYAGYLIFKSSYMLLITIAVFQIAVNLSVERYALVFGMNTFMALVIQTIMTVIVVDQKGLNLPISIQFLVYGSYFTVIAGIFLTRSMYIIYSTRCQKQAQRPATSQNPDEPHPEGLRNVITGTKL; encoded by the exons ATGGATTGTTTCAAAACTTTGTCAAGTCATTCCTGGATTTATCCTACTGTGATCCTGTGcttatttggatttttctccATGATGAGACCCTCAGAACCCTTCCTTATCCCGTATTTATCTGGACCAGATAAAAACCTGACCAGCTCAGAG ATCACAAACGAGATCTTACCAGTTTGGACATACTCTTATCTGGTGCTGCTGCTCCCCGTGTTCATCCTCACTGACTATGTCCGCTACAAGCCAGTCATCATCCTGCAAGGGATCAGCTTCATCATCACCTGGCTGCTGCTCTTGTTTGGCCAGGGAGTGAAGACAATGCAGGTTGTAGAGTTCTTCTATGGGATGGTGACTGCCACCGAGGTGGCCTACTATGCCTACATTTACAGCGTGGTCAGCCCAGAGCACTACCAGAAAGTGAGTGGCTACTGCAGGAGCATCACACTGGTGGCCTACACAGTGGCCTCCGTGCTGGCCCAGCTCCTGGTGTCCCTGGCCAACGTATCGTACTTTTATCTCAATGTCATATCCTTGGCCTCTGTCTGTGTggcctttcttttttcacttttcctacCAATGCCTAAGAAGAGCATGTTTTTTCATGCAAAATCCAACAAAGAGGTACAGAAACCATCAAACAAAAATACAGTGTCAGATGAACCTTCCAAAGTTACCACACAAGATGGTGAAGAGATACCCACTTCAGAAATACCAACCATTTCAGGGAACCTGGATGGTGCTCCGGTGAATAGCCCAATGCCTAAAAATTTGGTTTTAAGTGTTTTTGTGCAGTGGTTCCAAGATTTGAAGGAATGCTACTCCTCAAAGCGTCTTTTTTACTGGTCCCTCTGGTGGGCCTTCTCTACAGCAGGTTTTAACCAAATTTTGAACTATGTTCAAATCCTGTGGGATTACAAGGCACCATCCCAGAGTTCTTTCATCTATAATGGGGCAGTAGAAGCTATTGCAACCTTTGGAG GGGCCGTGACTGCCTTTGCAGTGGGCTACGTGAAAGTCAACTGGGATCTTCTGGGAGAGTTGGCTCTAGCGATCTTCTCCATCATCAATGCAGGCTCTCTGTTTCTCATGCATTACACAACTGACATCTGGGCATGCTATGCTGGCTACTTGATATTCAAGTCCAGCTATATGCTTCTTATAACCATAGCAGT ATTTCAGATCGCGGTTAATCTGAGTGTGGAACGCTATGCCTTGGTGTTTGGAATGAACACCTTCATGGCCCTGGTGATCCAGACCATTATGACAGTGATCGTAGTAGATCAGAAAGGACTCAACCTGCCAATCAGCATTCAG tttttagtTTATGGGAGTTATTTTACAGTTATTGCTGGCATTTTTCTAACGAGAAGCATGTACATCATCTACTCAACCAGATGCCAAAAGCAAGCACAGAGACCAGCTACAAGTCAGAATCCAGATGAGCCCCACCCAGAGGGGCTAAGGAATGTCATTACAGGAACAAAGCTCTAA
- the LOC486151 gene encoding thiamine transporter 2 isoform X3 translates to MDCFKTLSSHSWIYPTVILCLFGFFSMMRPSEPFLIPYLSGPDKNLTSSEITNEILPVWTYSYLVLLLPVFILTDYVRYKPVIILQGISFIITWLLLLFGQGVKTMQVVEFFYGMVTATEVAYYAYIYSVVSPEHYQKVSGYCRSITLVAYTVASVLAQLLVSLANVSYFYLNVISLASVCVAFLFSLFLPMPKKSMFFHAKSNKEVQKPSNKNTVSDEPSKVTTQDGEEIPTSEIPTISGNLDGAPVNSPMPKNLVLSVFVQWFQDLKECYSSKRLFYWSLWWAFSTAGFNQILNYVQILWDYKAPSQSSFIYNGAVEAIATFGGAVTAFAVGYVKVNWDLLGELALAIFSIINAGSLFLMHYTTDIWACYAGYLIFKSSYMLLITIAVVRIPCVF, encoded by the exons ATGGATTGTTTCAAAACTTTGTCAAGTCATTCCTGGATTTATCCTACTGTGATCCTGTGcttatttggatttttctccATGATGAGACCCTCAGAACCCTTCCTTATCCCGTATTTATCTGGACCAGATAAAAACCTGACCAGCTCAGAG ATCACAAACGAGATCTTACCAGTTTGGACATACTCTTATCTGGTGCTGCTGCTCCCCGTGTTCATCCTCACTGACTATGTCCGCTACAAGCCAGTCATCATCCTGCAAGGGATCAGCTTCATCATCACCTGGCTGCTGCTCTTGTTTGGCCAGGGAGTGAAGACAATGCAGGTTGTAGAGTTCTTCTATGGGATGGTGACTGCCACCGAGGTGGCCTACTATGCCTACATTTACAGCGTGGTCAGCCCAGAGCACTACCAGAAAGTGAGTGGCTACTGCAGGAGCATCACACTGGTGGCCTACACAGTGGCCTCCGTGCTGGCCCAGCTCCTGGTGTCCCTGGCCAACGTATCGTACTTTTATCTCAATGTCATATCCTTGGCCTCTGTCTGTGTggcctttcttttttcacttttcctacCAATGCCTAAGAAGAGCATGTTTTTTCATGCAAAATCCAACAAAGAGGTACAGAAACCATCAAACAAAAATACAGTGTCAGATGAACCTTCCAAAGTTACCACACAAGATGGTGAAGAGATACCCACTTCAGAAATACCAACCATTTCAGGGAACCTGGATGGTGCTCCGGTGAATAGCCCAATGCCTAAAAATTTGGTTTTAAGTGTTTTTGTGCAGTGGTTCCAAGATTTGAAGGAATGCTACTCCTCAAAGCGTCTTTTTTACTGGTCCCTCTGGTGGGCCTTCTCTACAGCAGGTTTTAACCAAATTTTGAACTATGTTCAAATCCTGTGGGATTACAAGGCACCATCCCAGAGTTCTTTCATCTATAATGGGGCAGTAGAAGCTATTGCAACCTTTGGAG GGGCCGTGACTGCCTTTGCAGTGGGCTACGTGAAAGTCAACTGGGATCTTCTGGGAGAGTTGGCTCTAGCGATCTTCTCCATCATCAATGCAGGCTCTCTGTTTCTCATGCATTACACAACTGACATCTGGGCATGCTATGCTGGCTACTTGATATTCAAGTCCAGCTATATGCTTCTTATAACCATAGCAGT gGTAAGGATCCCATGTGTATTTTGA